One Brevibacillus choshinensis genomic window carries:
- a CDS encoding carbon-nitrogen hydrolase family protein: MKMRVSAVQYHLHTIHSFDEFAHQVEHYVRNAQEYDTEFLLFPELFTTQLMSIGDEQGNALPITALPSFTERYVELFRSLAAKYDMYLIGGTHIIEENGKLYNTAFLFYPDGRVGQQKKIHITPWEVKGWNMGAGDSLQIFETDKGKVAMIICYDIEFPEWVRIAKARGADVIFCPSCTDDRHAFHRVRYTSHARTIENQVYVVLTGTVGSLPTVDFMRANFGQAAILTPNDVPFPPRGILAEGEINNDMLVTADLDLQLLYDVREKGSVTTWRDRRVDLYTDWK, from the coding sequence ATGAAAATGCGTGTTTCCGCTGTGCAGTATCATTTGCATACCATACATAGCTTCGATGAATTTGCCCATCAGGTAGAGCACTACGTGAGAAACGCACAGGAGTACGATACCGAATTCCTGCTGTTCCCTGAACTCTTCACGACCCAACTGATGTCCATTGGTGACGAACAAGGGAACGCCCTGCCGATCACAGCCCTGCCTTCCTTCACCGAGCGATATGTGGAGCTGTTTCGCTCATTGGCAGCGAAATACGACATGTACCTCATTGGCGGGACCCATATTATCGAAGAAAACGGCAAGCTGTACAATACGGCTTTCCTCTTTTATCCCGATGGCCGTGTAGGCCAGCAAAAGAAGATCCATATCACGCCTTGGGAAGTCAAAGGGTGGAACATGGGAGCAGGCGATTCCCTGCAAATTTTTGAGACCGATAAAGGGAAAGTAGCCATGATCATTTGCTATGATATTGAATTCCCTGAGTGGGTGCGAATTGCGAAAGCACGTGGAGCGGACGTTATTTTCTGCCCATCTTGCACAGATGACCGCCATGCTTTCCACCGCGTCCGTTATACCAGCCATGCGCGCACCATCGAAAATCAGGTGTACGTCGTACTGACAGGCACCGTGGGTTCCCTGCCTACCGTTGATTTCATGCGCGCCAATTTCGGACAAGCTGCGATCCTGACGCCAAACGATGTGCCGTTCCCTCCGCGAGGCATTCTGGCTGAAGGGGAAATCAACAACGACATGCTGGTCACGGCAGATCTGGATCTCCAACTGCTGTATGATGTGCGGGAAAAAGGGTCGGTCACCACGTGGCGCGATCGCCGCGTCGATCTCTACACCGATTGGAAATAA
- a CDS encoding energy-coupling factor transporter transmembrane component T family protein, with protein MSAEFELTRNITIGQYLPTGSIVHRLDPRFKLAAFVVLILAIAICNTYVGNVFAIVMCVWLFQVSKIPIHYGISGIKPAIPFIIVLAILQLLFYGGIANGGAVYFEYGFVKITSESIRLVLVSAMRFVEVIFLSSVLTLSTSTTELTHGMERLLGPLQKVKFPVHAFALIITIAIRFVPTFAMEMEKMMKAQASRGADFGTGEWWRIVQRTKDMFPIIIPLFNVALARAEDLILAMEARCYIPGAARTRFAHYTATGKDYVAVGLSVVISVIMLAIPW; from the coding sequence ATGTCAGCGGAATTCGAATTGACCCGCAATATAACCATTGGCCAGTATTTACCGACAGGCTCCATCGTACACCGCCTGGACCCGCGATTTAAGCTGGCTGCTTTTGTCGTCCTCATTCTGGCGATCGCCATCTGCAACACCTATGTAGGGAATGTGTTTGCCATCGTGATGTGCGTCTGGCTGTTCCAAGTATCGAAAATCCCGATCCACTACGGTATCTCCGGAATCAAGCCAGCCATTCCGTTTATCATCGTTCTCGCGATTCTACAGCTCCTCTTTTACGGTGGGATCGCAAACGGCGGGGCTGTTTACTTCGAATATGGCTTTGTCAAAATCACGAGTGAAAGCATTCGGCTCGTACTGGTATCGGCAATGCGCTTCGTAGAAGTCATCTTTCTGTCCAGTGTCCTGACGCTCAGTACCTCTACCACTGAGCTGACACACGGCATGGAACGACTGCTCGGCCCGCTCCAAAAAGTGAAGTTTCCCGTCCATGCTTTTGCGCTGATCATTACCATCGCCATTCGCTTCGTACCGACGTTCGCGATGGAGATGGAGAAAATGATGAAAGCGCAGGCTTCCCGAGGAGCGGATTTTGGCACGGGCGAATGGTGGAGAATCGTTCAGCGCACGAAAGACATGTTTCCGATTATCATCCCCCTCTTCAACGTCGCATTGGCCCGTGCGGAAGACTTGATCTTGGCGATGGAAGCCCGGTGCTACATTCCAGGAGCGGCTCGCACGAGATTTGCGCATTACACGGCGACCGGCAAAGATTACGTGGCAGTGGGGCTGAGTGTA
- a CDS encoding M20 family metallo-hydrolase — translation MNVKAGTLTIHSDRLQKRIQELAQIGKLGETGVCRLALSSEDRAGVDLVRSWMEEAGLQTRIDDFGNLIGRVNGRNPDAPILMVGSHIDSQPYGGQYDGAIGVLGALEAVQTMLEQSLVPEQSIEVIAFCDEEGCRFQKGLFGSRGILNRLEPGELDRADKNGVTRRQALIDFGCDPDALEGSVYPEGSIGAFLELHIEQGPILDRAGEAVGIVSAISGPLWWTVEMTGFAGHAGSVPMSMRQDALLGAAKVIIAVNELAKLDPSAPTVGTVGHLEVFPDSRNIIPERVRFTVDLRDIDLERRNEREQALREVIELAAMEGGLKYTITEDTNSDPRYCAAWIKDIIREEGKAMGIDPRELMSGPFHDALALSYVCDYGMIFVRCKDGISHNPQEYASHDDVALGTELLYKTVLRMTNPAK, via the coding sequence TTGAACGTAAAAGCGGGGACCCTCACTATCCATTCGGATCGTCTGCAAAAACGGATTCAGGAATTGGCACAGATCGGGAAATTAGGGGAAACCGGCGTATGCCGACTGGCTTTGTCATCGGAGGATCGGGCGGGTGTGGATCTGGTGCGGAGCTGGATGGAGGAAGCGGGACTTCAGACACGGATCGATGACTTTGGCAATCTGATCGGCCGGGTGAATGGACGCAACCCGGATGCTCCCATCTTGATGGTCGGCTCGCATATCGATTCCCAGCCGTACGGGGGGCAATACGATGGTGCCATCGGTGTGCTCGGAGCACTGGAGGCGGTGCAGACCATGCTGGAGCAGTCCCTCGTGCCGGAGCAGAGCATCGAGGTCATCGCATTTTGCGATGAGGAAGGCTGCCGCTTTCAAAAAGGCCTGTTTGGCTCTCGCGGCATTTTGAATCGGCTCGAACCTGGAGAGCTTGATAGGGCCGACAAGAACGGAGTGACCCGCAGGCAAGCCCTGATTGATTTTGGCTGTGATCCGGACGCGTTGGAAGGGTCCGTCTATCCGGAAGGCAGCATTGGTGCTTTCCTGGAGCTGCACATTGAGCAAGGCCCCATTCTCGATCGTGCCGGCGAAGCCGTGGGAATCGTCTCTGCCATTTCCGGCCCGCTGTGGTGGACGGTAGAAATGACAGGCTTTGCTGGCCACGCGGGCTCCGTTCCCATGAGTATGCGCCAGGATGCACTGCTGGGCGCCGCCAAGGTCATTATCGCTGTCAACGAGCTGGCAAAGCTGGACCCTTCCGCCCCCACAGTCGGTACTGTCGGTCACCTGGAGGTGTTCCCTGACTCGCGAAATATCATACCGGAACGTGTGCGTTTCACGGTCGATCTGCGGGACATCGATTTGGAGCGCCGGAATGAGCGGGAGCAGGCATTGCGCGAGGTCATCGAACTGGCAGCGATGGAGGGCGGCCTGAAGTACACGATAACGGAAGATACAAACAGCGATCCGCGTTATTGTGCAGCCTGGATCAAAGACATCATTCGCGAGGAGGGCAAAGCCATGGGAATCGACCCGCGCGAGCTGATGAGCGGGCCTTTCCACGATGCGCTCGCACTCTCCTACGTGTGTGATTACGGCATGATTTTTGTGCGCTGCAAAGACGGCATCAGCCATAACCCGCAGGAGTATGCCTCCCACGATGATGTCGCGCTCGGCACCGAGTTGTTGTACAAAACGGTCCTGCGGATGACGAATCCAGCGAAATAG
- a CDS encoding amidohydrolase: protein MADTVFINGQVITVTQDHSIAEAVAVKGNRIVAVGTNADVEPYMTPETKVIDLQGKSLLPGFIDAHLHITIYGTNKLGVDCKARSITSISDLLEALKEQAQKTPKGQWVRACGFDESLMIEKRYPTLAELDEVSTEHPIFVMRTCAHHSIANTMAMGIAGYDRDTPDPQGGRIDRDAAGALTGFLVETAHMKMFELAAFTEEEYKQGLRLASEDFVAHGITSVHDAGGYGPENYRAMQKAVQAGDVKVRIYAMICALNQSEDFVRKMIDAGMVTGTGDERFRIGPAKVFTDGASIAPTMAMREPFDSRPDDCGILYYEQDELNTILGEAHAKGFQITAHAQGDRAIEMLLNCYEAALAAHPRENHRHRIEHAGVSAPDLIERMARLQVVPIPNPAFIYDYGDTYVKNIGKRAGHMFPARDQIDHGIIAAGASDSPVTNFSPIVGIHAAVNRLSKTGKEVGVKQRVSVMEAIRMFTWNGAYASFEEGVKGSIEAGKLADLIVLDGSILDTPNEKIKDLRVELTMIDGELVYQKQDEEVMQS, encoded by the coding sequence ATGGCAGATACCGTGTTTATCAATGGGCAAGTGATTACCGTGACGCAAGATCATTCTATCGCAGAGGCGGTCGCGGTGAAGGGCAACCGGATTGTAGCCGTAGGGACCAACGCAGATGTGGAGCCTTACATGACTCCCGAAACGAAAGTCATTGACCTGCAAGGGAAGAGTCTTTTGCCCGGCTTTATCGACGCTCACCTGCACATCACGATTTATGGAACGAACAAGCTCGGAGTGGACTGCAAGGCTCGTTCCATTACTTCTATCAGCGACCTGCTCGAGGCGCTCAAGGAACAAGCGCAAAAGACTCCGAAAGGACAGTGGGTCAGAGCGTGCGGTTTCGATGAGAGTCTCATGATCGAGAAACGTTATCCGACTCTTGCAGAGCTGGATGAGGTATCCACGGAGCATCCGATATTCGTCATGCGTACATGTGCGCATCATTCGATCGCGAATACCATGGCGATGGGGATCGCGGGGTATGACCGGGATACTCCCGACCCGCAGGGAGGAAGGATCGATCGGGATGCAGCCGGAGCATTGACGGGTTTTTTGGTGGAGACCGCGCATATGAAAATGTTTGAGCTCGCGGCATTTACAGAAGAGGAGTACAAGCAGGGTCTTCGCCTGGCATCCGAAGATTTTGTCGCTCACGGAATTACGAGTGTGCATGACGCAGGAGGGTATGGGCCGGAAAACTATCGCGCGATGCAAAAGGCTGTCCAAGCAGGGGATGTGAAGGTCAGGATTTACGCCATGATTTGCGCGTTGAATCAGTCGGAAGATTTCGTTCGCAAAATGATCGATGCGGGAATGGTGACCGGGACGGGAGATGAACGCTTTCGTATCGGGCCGGCAAAGGTTTTCACAGATGGCGCGAGCATCGCCCCCACGATGGCGATGAGAGAACCTTTCGACAGCAGACCGGATGATTGCGGAATTCTCTACTATGAACAGGACGAGTTGAATACGATTTTGGGAGAGGCACATGCAAAGGGCTTCCAGATTACCGCGCATGCGCAAGGCGACAGAGCGATAGAAATGCTGCTGAACTGCTATGAGGCCGCATTGGCCGCCCATCCGCGGGAAAATCACCGGCACCGCATTGAACATGCAGGTGTGTCTGCCCCTGACCTGATCGAGAGGATGGCCCGCTTGCAAGTCGTACCGATTCCCAATCCCGCCTTTATTTACGACTACGGCGACACCTATGTAAAGAACATCGGGAAGAGAGCAGGGCATATGTTCCCGGCACGTGATCAGATCGACCACGGCATCATTGCGGCTGGAGCCTCCGACAGCCCTGTTACGAATTTCTCCCCCATCGTTGGGATCCATGCGGCTGTCAACCGTCTGAGCAAGACGGGAAAAGAGGTCGGGGTAAAGCAGAGGGTCAGCGTGATGGAAGCCATCCGTATGTTTACCTGGAACGGGGCGTACGCCAGCTTTGAAGAGGGGGTGAAGGGGAGCATCGAGGCGGGCAAGCTGGCGGATCTGATTGTGCTGGATGGAAGCATTCTCGATACGCCGAATGAGAAGATCAAGGATTTGCGGGTGGAATTGACCATGATTGACGGAGAGCTTGTCTATCAAAAGCAAGACGAGGAGGTCATGCAGTCTTGA
- a CDS encoding GNAT family N-acetyltransferase, translating into MEFVRIQHIDDPLFAKMHRLMQEVFPPEEVLDYELWREPLEDPGIRVFVAVHEGEVVGTTEYRYYPDMNVAMTDFTIVGREGLGVGRFLARERQKDLNALAKDNGKELYGMFAEIYDPYRVEEHEFGGIKPMDPFVRREVLSHLGYKRTNIEYVHPSWQNDGEAVTGLDLGFMPTNEDQTTLEADLIVTFLKRYYAVLPQKPQAWLDMVEKLSGKETVELLPI; encoded by the coding sequence ATGGAATTTGTACGCATTCAACATATCGATGACCCGCTGTTTGCAAAAATGCACCGTTTGATGCAGGAAGTGTTTCCACCTGAGGAAGTACTGGATTACGAATTGTGGAGAGAGCCTCTGGAAGATCCGGGTATCCGCGTATTTGTGGCTGTGCATGAAGGAGAAGTGGTAGGGACTACCGAATATCGTTACTATCCGGACATGAACGTGGCGATGACGGACTTTACCATCGTGGGACGTGAGGGACTTGGCGTAGGACGTTTTCTGGCCAGAGAGCGCCAAAAGGATTTGAATGCGCTGGCAAAGGATAACGGAAAAGAACTGTACGGCATGTTTGCTGAAATCTACGATCCGTATCGAGTAGAAGAGCATGAGTTTGGCGGAATCAAGCCCATGGATCCGTTCGTTCGCCGCGAGGTATTGTCCCATTTGGGCTATAAGCGCACCAACATCGAGTACGTCCATCCATCCTGGCAAAATGACGGAGAAGCGGTAACCGGCTTGGACCTTGGGTTCATGCCGACCAACGAAGACCAAACGACTCTGGAAGCTGACCTGATCGTGACCTTCCTTAAGCGCTATTACGCAGTGCTGCCGCAAAAGCCACAGGCTTGGTTGGACATGGTAGAGAAATTGAGCGGCAAGGAAACGGTTGAGCTTTTGCCGATCTAA
- a CDS encoding energy-coupling factor transporter ATPase, whose amino-acid sequence MTQLMVDIQNLSHIYMQGTPLEHRALDSVTLQVAQGECMAIIGHTGSGKSTLIQHLNGLIRPQSGRVVINGIDVSEPKVDIKSLRRQVGLVFQNPEDQLFEKLVGDDVAYGPFKMGLPLEEVRNRVHWAMELVGLSFQEMRDRPTFALSGGQKRKVALAGVLALQPKVLVLDEPTAGLDPVSRRELLERIRHLNREENLTVIFVSHNMEEVAQLADRVYVMANGKAVCDGTPRQIFGNEELLRQHHIGTPESVDILYRLREAGHGINPEAFLPEEAANEILKLLKR is encoded by the coding sequence ATGACACAGCTGATGGTAGATATCCAGAATTTGTCCCATATTTACATGCAAGGCACGCCACTCGAGCACCGCGCTCTGGACAGCGTTACCCTGCAGGTAGCGCAAGGTGAGTGCATGGCCATCATCGGGCATACAGGCTCGGGAAAATCCACGCTGATCCAGCATCTCAATGGATTGATCCGCCCTCAGTCCGGTCGTGTGGTCATCAATGGGATCGACGTTTCCGAGCCCAAAGTCGATATCAAAAGCTTGCGCAGGCAGGTGGGACTCGTCTTTCAAAATCCTGAAGATCAGCTGTTTGAGAAGCTGGTAGGGGATGATGTCGCGTACGGACCGTTTAAAATGGGGCTGCCGCTGGAAGAAGTGAGAAATCGCGTGCATTGGGCGATGGAGCTGGTGGGACTGTCTTTTCAGGAGATGCGGGATCGTCCCACGTTTGCCCTGAGCGGCGGGCAAAAACGCAAGGTCGCTTTGGCAGGCGTTCTCGCCCTGCAGCCAAAAGTACTGGTGCTGGACGAACCGACGGCTGGCCTCGATCCCGTTTCGCGCAGGGAACTGCTCGAACGGATTCGCCATCTCAATCGCGAAGAGAATTTGACAGTGATTTTCGTCTCTCACAACATGGAGGAGGTCGCACAACTCGCGGACCGGGTCTATGTCATGGCAAACGGGAAGGCCGTGTGCGACGGTACGCCGCGGCAAATATTTGGAAACGAAGAACTGCTGCGCCAGCATCATATCGGAACGCCTGAATCCGTAGACATCCTGTACAGGCTGCGAGAAGCAGGCCATGGAATCAATCCGGAAGCATTTTTACCGGAAGAGGCGGCGAACGAAATCTTGAAACTGCTCAAGCGCTAA
- a CDS encoding GNAT family N-acetyltransferase produces MYRKELFVFEKDKPHAAVVRNYTQDDFDELIRIQAESFPPPFPSELWWNREQLTNHVTLFPEGAICVEVEGVLAGSMTGLLVAFDPAHPEHKWEEITDNGYIRNHDPNGNTLYVVDICIRPSHRKLGLGQQMMQAMYELVVQRGLDRLLGGGRMPGYGRYADQWSPEEYVERVVAGEIRDPVITFLMRCGRTPVRVVADYLEDEESRNYATLMEWKNPFRRS; encoded by the coding sequence ATGTACCGGAAAGAACTGTTCGTGTTTGAAAAGGACAAGCCGCATGCAGCCGTCGTACGGAACTACACGCAGGATGACTTCGACGAGCTCATCCGGATCCAGGCAGAGAGCTTTCCGCCGCCCTTTCCCTCAGAGCTATGGTGGAATCGGGAGCAATTGACCAATCATGTCACGTTGTTTCCGGAAGGGGCCATTTGCGTGGAGGTGGAGGGCGTGCTGGCAGGCTCCATGACCGGGCTGCTCGTCGCGTTTGATCCTGCTCATCCCGAGCACAAGTGGGAAGAGATTACGGACAATGGGTATATACGCAACCACGATCCGAACGGAAATACCCTGTACGTCGTAGACATCTGCATACGTCCCAGCCATCGCAAGCTCGGCCTCGGCCAGCAGATGATGCAGGCGATGTACGAATTGGTCGTGCAGCGGGGACTGGACCGATTGCTTGGCGGAGGAAGGATGCCAGGGTACGGCCGCTATGCTGATCAGTGGTCACCGGAGGAATATGTGGAGCGTGTGGTCGCTGGTGAGATCAGAGATCCGGTCATCACTTTTCTCATGCGCTGTGGCCGTACCCCGGTCCGTGTCGTTGCGGACTATCTCGAAGATGAAGAATCACGAAATTACGCGACGCTGATGGAATGGAAAAACCCGTTTCGACGCAGCTGA
- a CDS encoding energy-coupling factor transporter ATPase: MSNQPIIRVEDVSFAYQVNQDQQIPVLQNVSLEVFPGEYLAIIGHNGSGKSTLSKHLNGILTPRDGNVVVNGINTRDKTRIHEVRSRVGMVFQHPDNQIVATIVEDDVAFGLENIGVSAEEMKERIDFALDAVGMSAFRHRPPHHLSGGQKQRIAIAGILAMKPQCLVLDEATSMLDSYGRQDILAVVRRLHREGMTIVTVTHHMSEVAEADRVVVMEGGKVVLQGTPREVFSYQEKLRELHLDVPDASRIAQLVHSEFPTFTRDLIHNEEVVAEVNRLHVRTMEASGS, from the coding sequence ATGTCGAACCAACCTATAATTCGCGTCGAGGACGTCTCGTTTGCCTACCAGGTAAACCAGGATCAGCAAATACCCGTGCTCCAGAACGTCTCCCTCGAAGTCTTTCCCGGAGAGTATCTGGCGATCATCGGTCACAACGGTTCCGGCAAATCGACACTTTCCAAACACCTCAATGGGATTCTCACGCCGCGCGATGGAAATGTCGTGGTTAACGGCATTAACACCCGAGATAAAACGCGTATCCATGAAGTGAGAAGCCGTGTGGGCATGGTCTTCCAGCACCCGGACAACCAGATTGTGGCGACCATTGTGGAGGATGACGTGGCATTCGGCTTGGAAAATATCGGGGTTTCAGCAGAAGAGATGAAGGAGCGGATTGACTTTGCCTTGGACGCAGTCGGGATGAGTGCTTTTCGTCATCGCCCGCCACATCATCTATCCGGGGGGCAAAAGCAGCGCATCGCGATCGCGGGCATCCTGGCCATGAAGCCGCAGTGCCTCGTTCTGGATGAAGCGACGAGTATGCTGGACAGTTATGGAAGACAGGATATTTTGGCTGTGGTTCGAAGGCTGCACCGGGAAGGTATGACGATTGTGACCGTTACCCATCACATGTCAGAAGTAGCGGAAGCAGATCGGGTGGTTGTGATGGAAGGGGGCAAAGTAGTGCTGCAAGGTACCCCGCGGGAGGTATTCTCCTATCAGGAAAAGCTGCGCGAGCTTCACCTCGACGTACCAGATGCCAGCCGTATCGCACAGCTGGTCCACTCTGAATTTCCGACCTTCACCCGAGACTTGATTCATAACGAAGAAGTAGTCGCTGAGGTCAATCGTTTGCATGTCAGGACGATGGAGGCGAGTGGTTCATGA